One Lampris incognitus isolate fLamInc1 chromosome 14, fLamInc1.hap2, whole genome shotgun sequence DNA window includes the following coding sequences:
- the LOC130123647 gene encoding insulin-like growth factor-binding protein 3, which translates to MDACLRALCVCAALAALWRGAGAGAAGPVVRCAPCDAGARLLCRPAPAHCAELVREPGCGCCMTCALSRGQPCGVYTGRCGAGLTCRLTPGEARPLQALLEGRGVCVNGTSQRQGTGPEPPVNELPAENNGDREEERNSTGPALETSYSTCRPTGPLRPPLHSLLQSTKAEVLRRDQQKRARSFKLEELPGPLSTDQQNFSLLEAKQEPEYGPCRREMESVLSSLKITDILNPRGFRIPNCDKKGFYKKKQCRPSKGRKRGFCWCVDKYGQPLPGFDGKERGDAQHHNSESQ; encoded by the exons ATGGACGCCTGTCTCCGCGCCCTCTGCGTCTGCGCCGCGCTGGCGGCGCTGTGGCGCGGGGCGGGCGCGGGCGCGGCGGGCCCCGTGGTGCGGTGCGCGCCGTGCGACGCGGGCGCGCGTCTGCTGTGCCGGCCCGCGCCCGCACACTGCGCGGAGCTGGTCCGCGAGCCGGGCTGCGGCTGCTGCATGACCTGCGCGCTCTCCCGCGGCCAGCCGTGCGGCGTGTACACCGGAAGGTGCGGCGCCGGACTCACCTGTCGCCTTACGCCCGGCGAAGCCAGGCCCCTGCAGGCCCTGCTGGAGGGGCGCGGGGTGTGCGTCAACGGAACCAGCCAGAGGCAGGGCACCGGGCCCGAACCGCCGGTCAACGAGCTGCCGG CAGAGAACAACGGAGATCGGGAAGAGGAGAGGAACTCCACCGGCCCGGCTCTGGAGACCTCGTACAGCACTTGCAGACCCACCGGACCCCTGCGACCTCCTCTGCACTCCCTCTTACAGTCCACCAAAGCGGAAGTCCTGCGACGGGATCAGCAGAAGAGGGCCCGCAGCTTCAAGCTGGAGGAGCTGCCCGGACCGCTCAGTACCGACCAGCAGAACTTCTCCCTGCTGGAGGCCAAACAGGAGCCGGAGTAT GGTCCCTGTCGCAGGGAGATGGAGAGCGTCCTCAGCAGCCTCAAGATCACAGACATTCTCAACCCGAGAGGTTTCCGCATCCCTAACTGTGACAAGAAGGGCTTCTATAAGAAAAAACAG TGTCGTCCGTCCAAAGGTAGAAAGCGAGGTTTCTGCTGGTGTGTGGACAAATACGGGCAGCCCTTGCCAGGTTTTGATGGGAAGGAGCGAGGAGACGCCCAGCACCACAACTCCGAGAGCCAGTAG
- the igfbp1b gene encoding insulin-like growth factor-binding protein 1b isoform X1, whose amino-acid sequence MSGLHGKQMLVAALSLALLAAGRCSPVVGPEPIRCAPCTQDKLSDCPAIPSSCKQVLREPGCGCCMACALEKGASCGVHTAHCAEGLRCTPRPEESRPLHALTRGQGVCTEHQGQDEVDRALEHGPLHYLFGVNAPSDPRDTVEVQESIKAKVNAIRSKLMQQLSVFLQGPCHIELHEALDIIASSQQTQGEKFTNFYLPNCDKHGYYKSKQCESSLTGPPARCWCVSPWNGKRVPGSNDLLGDTECHQELTH is encoded by the exons ATGTCTGGATTACACGGGAAGCAGATGCTTGTGGCGGCATTGTCTTTGGCTCTATTGGCGGCGGGGAGGTGCTCCCCGGTGGTGGGACCCGAGCCCATCCGCTGTGCCCCCTGCACGCAAGACAAACTGAGCGACTGTCCCGCCATCCCCTCCAGCTGCAAGCAGGTCCTGAGAGAGCCCGGCTGCGGCTGCTGCATGGCCTGCGCGCTGGAGAAGGGGGCGTCGTGCGGTGTGCACACGGCCCACTGCGCTGAGGGTCTCCGCTGCACCCCCCGACCCGAAGAGTCCAGGCCTCTCCACGCCCTCACCAGAGGACAGGGGGTCTGCACGGAGCACCAGGGACAAG ACGAAGTAGACCGTGCCCTTGAGCATGGCCCCCTGCACTACCTCTTCGGGGTCAATGCCCCCTCCGACCCCCGAGACACTGTTGAGGTCCAGGAGAGTATCAAGGCCAAGGTCAATGCCATCCGCAGCAAACTGATGCAGCAG CTCTCCGTGTTCCTGCAGGGCCCCTGTCACATTGAACTACACGAGGCCCTGGATATCATAGCGAGCTCTCAGCAGACGCAAGGGGAGAAGTTCACCAACTTCTATCTCCCCAACTGTGACAAGCATGGCTACTACAAGTCCAAACAG TGTGAGTCGTCTCTCACCGGGCCTCCGGCTCGCTGCTGGTGCGTCTCCCCCTGGAACGGGAAAAGGGTCCCGGGATCGAATGACCTCCTCGGGGATACGGAGTGCCATCAAGAACTCACCCACTGA
- the igfbp1b gene encoding insulin-like growth factor-binding protein 1b isoform X2, translating into MSGLHGKQMLVAALSLALLAAGRCSPVVGPEPIRCAPCTQDKLSDCPAIPSSCKQVLREPGCGCCMACALEKGASCGVHTAHCAEGLRCTPRPEESRPLHALTRGQGVCTEHQGQDEVDRALEHGPLHYLFGVNAPSDPRDTVEVQESIKAKVNAIRSKLMQQGPCHIELHEALDIIASSQQTQGEKFTNFYLPNCDKHGYYKSKQCESSLTGPPARCWCVSPWNGKRVPGSNDLLGDTECHQELTH; encoded by the exons ATGTCTGGATTACACGGGAAGCAGATGCTTGTGGCGGCATTGTCTTTGGCTCTATTGGCGGCGGGGAGGTGCTCCCCGGTGGTGGGACCCGAGCCCATCCGCTGTGCCCCCTGCACGCAAGACAAACTGAGCGACTGTCCCGCCATCCCCTCCAGCTGCAAGCAGGTCCTGAGAGAGCCCGGCTGCGGCTGCTGCATGGCCTGCGCGCTGGAGAAGGGGGCGTCGTGCGGTGTGCACACGGCCCACTGCGCTGAGGGTCTCCGCTGCACCCCCCGACCCGAAGAGTCCAGGCCTCTCCACGCCCTCACCAGAGGACAGGGGGTCTGCACGGAGCACCAGGGACAAG ACGAAGTAGACCGTGCCCTTGAGCATGGCCCCCTGCACTACCTCTTCGGGGTCAATGCCCCCTCCGACCCCCGAGACACTGTTGAGGTCCAGGAGAGTATCAAGGCCAAGGTCAATGCCATCCGCAGCAAACTGATGCAGCAG GGCCCCTGTCACATTGAACTACACGAGGCCCTGGATATCATAGCGAGCTCTCAGCAGACGCAAGGGGAGAAGTTCACCAACTTCTATCTCCCCAACTGTGACAAGCATGGCTACTACAAGTCCAAACAG TGTGAGTCGTCTCTCACCGGGCCTCCGGCTCGCTGCTGGTGCGTCTCCCCCTGGAACGGGAAAAGGGTCCCGGGATCGAATGACCTCCTCGGGGATACGGAGTGCCATCAAGAACTCACCCACTGA